From Microbacterium sp. YJN-G, a single genomic window includes:
- a CDS encoding 3-hydroxyacyl-CoA dehydrogenase NAD-binding domain-containing protein, giving the protein MADTIHEQYAGVDFSPIMALTEGEVVTHSPVRDIRLASGRVLALITLDNGRDHTRPNTLGPATLTELGETLEGLKARAAAGEIQAVGITGKQYILAAGADLSDISRVGSKDNARLIAQLGHKVLGSLSELGVPSFAFVNGLALGGGMEIALNSSYRTVDASAAALALPEVFLGIIPGWGGAYLVPNLIGIENALEVVISNPLKQNRMLTPQQAHELGLMDEIFPAANFLENSLAWADAVLGGRKVERRNAPGKIERTVKWPVAIKMARGMLESKIGMVPRSPYAALDLLDRAKSGSKAEGFAREDEALAELVTGDQFAASMYAFDLVQKRAKRPVGAPDKELAKKVTKVGIIGAGLMASQFALLFVRRLQVPVLITDLDQARVDKGVAYIHDEIGKLEAKGRLDGDSANKLRSLVTGTTDKSLYADCDFVIEAVFEEVGVKQQVFGEIEKIIAEDAILATNTSSLSVEEIGAKLAHPERLVGFHFFNPVAVMPLIEIVRTPHTTDAALSTAFVVAKGLRKNAVLTADAPGFVVNRLLAKVMGEAARAVYEGTPIADVEKAFAPLGLPMGPFQLIDLVGWKVAAHVQDTMVRAFPDRFYANENFHALAELDKVVEKDKGGRVTGWTKAAEKTLKGAVGSSPASAETILQRVQDGLAQEIRIMLDEGVVPEVEDIDLCLILGAGWPFIDGGASPYLDREGASERVFGDTFHHPPIRGIAAD; this is encoded by the coding sequence ATGGCTGACACGATCCACGAGCAGTACGCGGGCGTCGACTTCTCGCCCATCATGGCCCTCACCGAGGGCGAGGTGGTCACGCACTCCCCCGTGCGCGACATCCGCCTCGCCTCGGGCAGGGTCCTGGCGCTGATCACCCTCGACAACGGCCGCGACCACACCCGGCCGAACACGCTCGGCCCCGCCACGCTCACCGAGCTCGGCGAGACCCTCGAGGGGCTGAAGGCGCGTGCCGCCGCCGGCGAGATCCAGGCGGTCGGCATCACCGGCAAGCAGTACATCCTCGCCGCCGGCGCCGACCTCTCCGACATCAGCCGCGTCGGCTCGAAGGACAACGCGCGCCTGATCGCACAGCTCGGGCACAAGGTGCTCGGCTCGCTGTCCGAACTGGGTGTGCCGTCGTTCGCGTTCGTGAACGGTCTCGCCCTCGGCGGCGGCATGGAGATCGCGCTGAACTCCAGCTACCGCACGGTCGACGCCTCGGCGGCGGCGCTGGCGCTGCCCGAGGTGTTCCTCGGCATCATCCCCGGCTGGGGCGGCGCCTACCTCGTGCCGAACCTGATCGGCATCGAGAACGCCCTCGAGGTCGTCATCTCGAACCCGCTCAAGCAGAACCGGATGCTGACGCCGCAGCAGGCGCACGAGCTGGGACTGATGGACGAGATCTTCCCGGCGGCGAACTTCCTGGAGAACTCGCTCGCCTGGGCCGACGCCGTGCTCGGCGGCAGGAAGGTCGAGCGCAGGAACGCACCGGGCAAGATCGAGCGCACGGTCAAGTGGCCGGTGGCGATCAAGATGGCCCGCGGCATGCTCGAGTCGAAGATCGGCATGGTGCCGCGCTCGCCGTACGCCGCACTCGATCTGCTCGACAGGGCGAAGAGCGGTTCGAAAGCCGAGGGCTTCGCCCGCGAGGACGAGGCGCTGGCAGAACTCGTGACCGGCGACCAGTTCGCCGCGTCGATGTATGCCTTCGACCTGGTGCAGAAGCGCGCCAAGCGCCCGGTCGGCGCGCCCGACAAGGAGCTCGCGAAGAAGGTCACCAAGGTCGGCATCATCGGTGCGGGTCTCATGGCGAGCCAGTTCGCGCTGCTGTTCGTGCGCAGGCTGCAGGTGCCCGTGCTGATCACCGATCTGGATCAGGCCCGCGTCGACAAGGGCGTGGCGTACATCCACGACGAGATCGGCAAGCTCGAGGCGAAGGGCCGTCTCGACGGTGACTCCGCCAACAAGTTGCGCTCGCTGGTGACCGGCACGACCGACAAGAGCCTGTACGCGGACTGCGATTTCGTCATCGAGGCGGTCTTCGAAGAGGTCGGCGTCAAGCAGCAGGTGTTCGGCGAGATCGAGAAGATCATCGCCGAGGACGCCATCCTCGCCACGAACACCTCGTCGCTGTCGGTCGAGGAGATCGGCGCGAAGCTCGCCCACCCCGAGCGGCTGGTCGGCTTCCACTTCTTCAACCCGGTCGCGGTGATGCCGCTGATCGAGATCGTCCGCACCCCGCACACCACGGATGCCGCGCTCTCGACGGCGTTCGTGGTCGCGAAGGGTCTCCGCAAGAACGCCGTGCTCACGGCCGACGCCCCCGGATTCGTCGTGAACCGACTGCTCGCCAAGGTGATGGGCGAGGCGGCCCGCGCCGTGTACGAGGGCACGCCGATCGCCGACGTCGAGAAGGCGTTCGCTCCCCTGGGACTGCCGATGGGTCCGTTCCAGCTCATCGACCTGGTGGGCTGGAAGGTCGCCGCGCACGTGCAGGACACCATGGTGCGCGCCTTCCCCGACCGGTTCTACGCCAACGAGAACTTCCACGCGCTGGCTGAGCTGGACAAGGTCGTCGAGAAGGATAAGGGCGGCCGTGTCACCGGATGGACCAAGGCCGCCGAGAAGACCCTCAAGGGTGCCGTCGGATCGAGCCCGGCGTCGGCCGAGACGATTCTGCAGCGCGTGCAGGACGGCCTCGCGCAGGAGATCCGGATCATGCTCGACGAGGGAGTGGTCCCCGAGGTCGAGGACATCGACCTCTGCCTCATCCTCGGCGCCGGCTGGCCGTTCATCGACGGCGGCGCCTCGCCGTACCTCGACCGCGAGGGGGCATCCGAGCGGGTGTTCGGCGACACGTTCCACCACCCGCCGATCCGCGGCATCGCCGCGGACTGA
- a CDS encoding glycerol-3-phosphate dehydrogenase/oxidase, producing MTGRSPDLSAVRRRRELERTASETVDVLVVGGGITGAGVALDAASRGLTVALIEAEDLAFGTSRFSSKLVHGGLRYLATGDIATARESARERHLLMTAIAPHLIRPLPQLLPFSPGVALRQRAAGVTGMTMGDLLRMQARTRRATLPGPRAVSARAARRLVPALDPRGLRGGMIAYDGQLVDDARLVVAVARTAASLGARILTRVRALGLHGDGAAAEDVLTGERLEIRARSVINATGVWAGSLDSGLSVRPSRGTHIVLDGADLGHPSAALTIPHEGSISRYVFALPQLGGTVLVGLTDEDAPGPIPEVAQPTEPEIRFLLDSINRVIAEPIAREQVRGAFAGLRPLVDAAHGSTADISRRHLVSASDSGFVSVLGGKLTTYRRMAEDAVDAAVRLRGLAAGPCRTTTLRLVDTAPVPSEPLIPGIALTRAEVESAVRTELALTADDVLDRRSRVGLIADDRQRALPAVIALVERALSELD from the coding sequence ATGACCGGCCGCTCCCCCGACCTCAGCGCGGTCCGGCGGCGCCGCGAGCTGGAGCGCACCGCATCCGAGACGGTCGACGTGCTGGTCGTGGGCGGCGGGATCACGGGTGCGGGCGTGGCGCTGGATGCGGCATCCCGCGGGCTGACCGTCGCCCTCATCGAGGCGGAGGATCTCGCCTTCGGCACCAGCCGGTTCAGCTCCAAGCTCGTGCACGGCGGACTGCGCTACCTCGCCACCGGCGATATCGCCACCGCACGCGAGAGCGCCCGGGAGCGTCATCTGCTGATGACGGCGATCGCTCCGCACCTGATCCGTCCGCTGCCGCAGTTGCTGCCCTTCTCCCCCGGTGTCGCCCTCCGCCAGCGCGCGGCCGGCGTCACCGGGATGACGATGGGTGACCTGCTGCGCATGCAGGCGCGCACGCGGCGCGCGACGCTTCCCGGTCCGCGTGCCGTGTCCGCTCGCGCCGCACGCCGGCTCGTGCCCGCGCTCGATCCTCGCGGACTCCGCGGCGGCATGATCGCTTACGACGGGCAGCTCGTCGACGATGCACGCCTGGTCGTCGCCGTCGCCCGCACGGCGGCGAGTCTCGGGGCGCGCATCCTCACCCGGGTACGGGCGCTGGGGCTGCACGGTGACGGCGCCGCCGCCGAGGATGTGCTCACCGGTGAGAGGCTGGAGATCCGCGCACGCAGCGTGATCAACGCCACCGGCGTGTGGGCGGGGTCGCTCGACAGCGGCCTTTCGGTGCGTCCCAGCCGCGGCACGCACATCGTGCTCGACGGCGCAGATCTGGGGCATCCATCCGCCGCGCTCACCATCCCGCACGAGGGCTCGATCAGCCGGTACGTGTTCGCCCTGCCGCAACTCGGCGGAACGGTGCTGGTCGGGCTGACCGATGAGGACGCGCCGGGGCCGATCCCCGAGGTGGCGCAGCCGACGGAGCCCGAGATCCGCTTCCTGCTCGACAGCATCAACCGTGTGATCGCCGAGCCCATCGCGCGCGAGCAGGTGCGAGGTGCGTTCGCGGGGCTGCGGCCGCTGGTCGATGCCGCCCACGGCAGCACGGCCGACATCTCGCGGCGGCATCTGGTGTCGGCATCCGACTCGGGGTTCGTGAGCGTGCTCGGCGGCAAGCTCACCACCTACCGCCGGATGGCGGAGGATGCCGTCGATGCGGCAGTGCGGCTGCGGGGCCTCGCAGCAGGCCCGTGCCGCACCACGACACTGCGTCTGGTCGATACCGCGCCGGTACCGTCGGAGCCGCTGATCCCGGGCATCGCACTCACCCGCGCGGAGGTGGAGTCGGCGGTGCGCACGGAGCTCGCCCTCACCGCCGACGACGTGCTCGACCGCCGCTCGCGTGTCGGCCTGATCGCCGATGACCGACAGCGCGCGCTGCCTGCGGTCATCGCTCTCGTAGAGCGGGCGCTGTCAGAGCTCGACTGA
- a CDS encoding FAD-binding oxidoreductase, producing MDVQSDSAVEPPEMRWNGWGDPALATELPRAVRALLPLLLGRVRRPEPAPSIDEITTDDSRLGPDDLQALHSVVGRDHVHTDAETRLRRAGGRSTPDLLRRRQRRQRVPDAVVRPADHDQVGELLRIAGERGIAVIPYGGGTSVVGGVDPDAGEHGAVIAVDLARLSGLVRLDAVSGEAVLRAGTRAPEAERLLAEHGFELGHYPQSFRYATIGGFAASRSSGQNSAGHGRFDAMVTGIRMATPTGDLDLGRAPGSAAGPDLTRLVLGSEGAFGVITEVRVRVHPVPAERIVESWSFPDFATGADALRAVAQRGGGPTVIRLSDEAETGVSLAQVGRIGRALAKGASAVTVFEGEDAEHRRARTAALIAEAGGTSTGRTAAEEWARTRFDGPYLRDALLDAGVFCETLETAATWSGLHGLRAAVTDALREGFQAAGARSFIMCHVSHVYPTGASLYFTVLAGVKGDQLRTWEAVKHSVGDAIMAAGGTITHHHAVGRDHAPWLRDEIGETGIRILRAIKRELDPHGVMNPGVLIPDGRGDA from the coding sequence ATGGACGTGCAGAGCGACAGTGCTGTCGAACCGCCGGAGATGCGCTGGAACGGGTGGGGCGATCCCGCCCTCGCCACCGAGCTCCCGCGTGCGGTTCGCGCGCTCCTGCCGCTGCTGCTGGGCCGTGTGCGCCGCCCCGAGCCGGCGCCGTCGATCGATGAGATCACCACGGACGACTCCCGGCTGGGACCCGATGATCTGCAGGCGCTGCACTCCGTCGTGGGACGGGACCACGTCCATACGGACGCCGAGACGCGCCTGCGCCGCGCCGGCGGACGATCCACCCCCGATCTGCTGCGCCGCCGTCAGCGCCGTCAGCGTGTGCCGGATGCCGTCGTGCGTCCGGCTGACCACGACCAGGTCGGCGAGCTGCTGCGCATCGCGGGGGAGCGGGGCATCGCCGTCATCCCCTACGGTGGCGGCACCAGCGTCGTCGGCGGCGTGGACCCGGATGCCGGAGAGCACGGCGCCGTGATCGCCGTGGACCTCGCCCGCCTCAGCGGACTCGTACGACTGGATGCAGTGAGCGGCGAGGCGGTGCTGAGGGCGGGCACCCGCGCGCCCGAGGCCGAGCGCCTGCTGGCCGAGCACGGGTTCGAGCTGGGGCACTACCCGCAGAGCTTCCGGTACGCGACCATCGGCGGCTTCGCCGCCTCCCGCTCCTCGGGCCAGAACTCCGCAGGTCACGGCCGGTTCGACGCCATGGTCACCGGCATCCGGATGGCGACCCCGACCGGTGACCTGGATCTCGGACGCGCCCCGGGGTCCGCTGCCGGCCCCGATCTCACCCGGCTCGTGCTCGGCTCCGAGGGCGCCTTCGGGGTGATCACCGAGGTGCGGGTGCGCGTGCATCCGGTACCCGCGGAGCGGATCGTCGAATCCTGGAGCTTTCCCGACTTCGCCACCGGTGCCGACGCGCTCCGCGCGGTCGCCCAGCGTGGCGGCGGGCCCACCGTCATCCGGCTCTCCGACGAGGCCGAGACGGGCGTGAGCCTGGCCCAGGTCGGGCGGATCGGCCGGGCGCTGGCGAAGGGTGCGAGCGCCGTGACCGTGTTCGAGGGCGAGGATGCCGAGCACCGGCGTGCACGCACCGCCGCACTGATCGCCGAAGCCGGTGGCACGAGCACCGGCCGCACGGCAGCGGAGGAATGGGCACGCACCCGGTTCGACGGCCCTTACCTGCGCGATGCGCTGCTCGATGCGGGTGTGTTCTGCGAGACGCTCGAGACGGCGGCCACCTGGTCGGGCCTGCACGGGCTGCGCGCAGCGGTGACCGATGCCCTGCGCGAGGGCTTCCAGGCCGCCGGTGCCAGGAGCTTCATCATGTGCCACGTCTCGCACGTCTATCCGACCGGAGCCTCGCTGTACTTCACGGTACTCGCGGGCGTGAAGGGCGATCAGCTGCGCACCTGGGAGGCGGTCAAGCACAGCGTCGGCGACGCGATCATGGCGGCGGGCGGCACGATCACCCACCACCATGCCGTGGGTCGTGACCACGCCCCCTGGCTGCGCGACGAGATCGGCGAGACCGGGATCCGCATCCTCCGCGCGATCAAGCGTGAACTCGACCCCCACGGCGTCATGAACCCCGGCGTGCTGATCCCGGACGGCCGCGGCGATGCCTGA
- a CDS encoding TetR/AcrR family transcriptional regulator, whose translation MATRQPQIAGWDGTQQRILDAAERLIAQRGVSSLTIAELAREGGVSRPTIYRSWAGADEVVRAVLLRRVLVLLENVPVSAARVQIVDDVLRFSAAFRADPLYAALLEREPEVFTRYTLQRFGANQRAILQRMAESIEAAQAAGSVRTGEPQHIAVMLLLIAQSAILSHGTVSDLIDEAAWEYELRAALDGLLRP comes from the coding sequence ATGGCAACTCGTCAACCACAGATCGCGGGCTGGGACGGCACCCAGCAGCGCATCCTCGACGCCGCCGAGCGCCTGATCGCGCAGCGCGGCGTGAGCAGCCTGACGATCGCCGAGCTCGCGCGCGAAGGGGGCGTCAGCCGTCCGACGATCTACCGCAGCTGGGCGGGCGCCGACGAGGTGGTGCGGGCCGTGCTGCTGCGCCGGGTGCTCGTGCTGCTCGAGAATGTGCCGGTGTCGGCCGCCAGAGTGCAGATCGTCGACGATGTGCTGCGCTTCTCGGCCGCGTTCCGCGCCGATCCGCTGTATGCGGCCCTGCTGGAACGCGAGCCCGAGGTCTTCACGCGATACACCCTGCAACGGTTCGGGGCGAATCAGCGGGCGATCCTGCAGCGCATGGCCGAGTCGATCGAGGCGGCGCAGGCGGCGGGCTCGGTGCGCACCGGTGAGCCGCAGCACATCGCCGTCATGCTGCTGCTGATCGCGCAGTCGGCGATCCTCTCGCACGGCACAGTGTCGGATCTCATCGACGAGGCGGCGTGGGAGTACGAGCTGCGCGCGGCGCTCGACGGGCTGCTGCGGCCATGA
- a CDS encoding GMC oxidoreductase gives MYDEDVVIVGSGFGGAVAALRLVEKGYRVRVLEAGRRFEDEDFAKTSWDVRRYLWAPMLGCFGVQRIHRLPHVMILAGAGVGGGSLNYANTLYEPGADFFADRQWPAGADWQRELAPHYATAKRMLGVVDRYPHTGPVERIMAGAAADLGVEGTFRQAPVGVFLGMPGVTVPDPYFDGEGPARTGCTLCGNCMVGCRVGAKNTLMKNYLALAERRGAVVEQLRTVTEVREDPRGGYLVTSQRSGAWFRRRRRTIRAEQVVFAAGTWGTQHLLHRMRASGALPRVSAALGRLTRTNSEALDGAVATRVTDAAGYAHGVAITTSFHIDERTHVENVRYGPGSNLMGALATVLVPGDRSFPRRLGALLGQVVRHPIRQFRLANLHRWSERGIIALVMQTADNSLTLSLRRRFGRDVLTSRQGHGAPNPSHLPQAHRAAAAIATRMQAETGVRTEPRGSWPEVFGIPLTAHFLGGAVIGASPAEGVVDRFNRVWGHPGLHVVDGAAVPANPGVNPSLTITAIAERAFAGWPRRGEQDERPPQTQPDENGLS, from the coding sequence ATGTACGACGAGGACGTCGTGATCGTCGGTTCGGGCTTCGGAGGGGCGGTCGCCGCGCTGCGACTGGTCGAGAAGGGCTACCGGGTGCGGGTGCTCGAGGCGGGCCGCCGGTTCGAGGACGAGGATTTCGCGAAGACCTCGTGGGACGTGCGCCGCTACCTCTGGGCGCCGATGCTGGGCTGCTTCGGCGTGCAGCGCATCCACCGGCTGCCGCACGTGATGATCCTCGCCGGCGCGGGTGTCGGCGGCGGCTCGCTGAACTACGCCAACACCCTCTACGAGCCCGGCGCGGATTTCTTCGCCGACCGCCAGTGGCCGGCCGGCGCCGACTGGCAGCGGGAACTGGCGCCGCACTACGCCACGGCGAAGCGGATGCTCGGCGTCGTCGACCGCTATCCGCACACCGGCCCCGTGGAGCGGATCATGGCCGGCGCGGCCGCCGATCTCGGCGTCGAGGGCACCTTCCGGCAGGCGCCCGTCGGTGTCTTCCTCGGCATGCCCGGCGTGACGGTGCCCGACCCGTACTTCGACGGGGAGGGCCCGGCCCGCACCGGATGCACGCTGTGCGGCAACTGCATGGTCGGATGCCGTGTGGGCGCGAAGAACACCCTGATGAAGAACTACCTGGCCCTCGCCGAACGCCGCGGCGCCGTGGTCGAGCAGCTGCGCACCGTGACCGAGGTGCGCGAGGATCCGCGCGGCGGCTACCTGGTGACCTCGCAGCGCTCGGGAGCCTGGTTCCGGCGCCGGCGGCGGACGATCCGTGCCGAGCAGGTCGTGTTCGCGGCGGGAACCTGGGGCACGCAGCATCTGCTGCACCGCATGCGGGCGTCCGGTGCGCTGCCCAGGGTCTCCGCCGCGCTGGGGCGGCTCACCCGCACCAACTCCGAGGCGCTCGACGGCGCGGTCGCGACCCGGGTGACGGATGCCGCCGGCTACGCGCACGGAGTCGCCATCACGACGTCGTTCCACATCGACGAGCGCACGCACGTCGAGAACGTGCGCTACGGCCCCGGCTCGAACCTGATGGGAGCCCTGGCGACGGTCCTCGTGCCGGGAGACCGGTCGTTCCCGAGGCGACTGGGCGCACTGCTGGGGCAGGTCGTGCGGCATCCGATCCGCCAGTTCCGGCTCGCGAACCTGCACCGCTGGAGCGAGCGCGGCATCATCGCCCTGGTCATGCAGACCGCCGACAACTCGCTCACCCTGTCGCTGCGCCGCCGGTTCGGACGCGACGTGCTCACGAGCCGCCAGGGCCACGGTGCGCCCAACCCGTCGCACCTGCCACAGGCGCATCGGGCGGCAGCGGCGATCGCGACCCGGATGCAGGCCGAGACGGGGGTGCGCACCGAGCCGCGCGGTTCGTGGCCCGAGGTGTTCGGCATCCCGCTCACCGCGCACTTCCTCGGCGGCGCCGTGATCGGCGCCTCACCGGCGGAGGGCGTCGTCGACCGCTTCAACCGGGTGTGGGGTCATCCGGGGCTGCACGTCGTCGACGGCGCAGCCGTGCCGGCGAACCCGGGGGTGAACCCTTCGCTGACCATCACCGCCATCGCCGAGCGGGCGTTCGCCGGGTGGCCCCGCAGAGGTGAGCAGGACGAGCGGCCGCCGCAGACGCAGCCGGACGAGAACGGGCTCAGTTGA
- a CDS encoding YegS/Rv2252/BmrU family lipid kinase: protein MPEGTPRLAVIINPTAGKGRGAHAGDEAVRMLRTAGAEVRVLSGDTAAQTRILAHEALHEHPDGVVVVGGDGTLTGIVDLLADAGLPLTLVPAGTGNDLARALGIRTADPHAAAAAALRGRPRRIDLGSITSQGVSRPFLTVAALGFDAKVSERTNRLRHPRGPLRYYLAIVIEVLRLRPTAFEVKIDEGVAVGMPGTLLAVGNTASYGGGMPICAGAEPDDGILDVMHVAPLGRLRLLRLFPLLLRGAHLGRREVTRRRATRVRVSAPDLVVYADGERVGSGECDITIRPGALSVMAPSGG, encoded by the coding sequence ATGCCTGAGGGCACGCCGCGTCTCGCGGTGATCATCAACCCGACAGCGGGCAAGGGCCGTGGCGCGCACGCAGGCGACGAGGCAGTGCGGATGCTGCGCACGGCCGGCGCCGAGGTGCGCGTCTTGTCGGGTGATACCGCCGCACAGACGCGCATACTCGCGCACGAGGCGCTGCACGAGCATCCGGACGGCGTGGTGGTGGTCGGAGGCGACGGAACCCTGACCGGGATCGTCGACCTGCTCGCCGACGCCGGCCTTCCCCTCACGCTCGTGCCGGCTGGTACCGGAAACGACCTGGCCCGCGCCCTGGGCATCCGCACCGCTGACCCGCACGCGGCGGCCGCCGCCGCGCTGCGCGGACGGCCTCGGCGCATCGATCTCGGATCGATCACCTCGCAGGGGGTGAGCCGGCCGTTCCTCACCGTCGCGGCCCTGGGGTTCGACGCGAAGGTCAGTGAGCGCACCAACCGGCTGCGGCATCCCCGCGGTCCGCTGCGCTACTACCTCGCGATCGTCATCGAGGTGCTGAGGCTGCGCCCCACCGCGTTCGAGGTGAAGATCGACGAGGGCGTCGCGGTCGGGATGCCGGGAACCCTGCTCGCCGTCGGCAACACCGCGAGCTACGGCGGCGGGATGCCGATCTGTGCGGGGGCCGAGCCGGATGACGGCATCCTGGACGTCATGCACGTCGCCCCACTCGGCCGCCTGCGCCTGCTGCGCCTGTTCCCGCTGCTGCTGCGCGGCGCGCACCTCGGCAGACGCGAAGTCACACGCCGACGTGCGACGCGCGTGCGGGTGTCGGCCCCGGACCTCGTCGTCTACGCCGACGGCGAGCGCGTGGGCAGCGGAGAATGCGACATCACGATCCGGCCAGGCGCGCTGTCTGTCATGGCGCCGTCAGGAGGATGA
- a CDS encoding SPFH domain-containing protein, whose product MDLVMTMLSGKGMSNLLKSGTAILTVLLVVPALMKLFVVTVDEGWAAIRTRNGKPIIRNRPPRRKTAAGGAVGEVVVLHPGSHGAFPLFYWYRLVDARCRATDLPAREMTGAQGHQHRVHASFEWRPITTGRDLRIFELDVVNVKERASNIVGAALRDQIRMLEGADLPHNDVINARVLAACADEVRRACGVEVVRVMVTGDALTDGYLLSTAMRDGDRAPDAVAALHALN is encoded by the coding sequence ATGGACCTGGTCATGACGATGCTCAGCGGCAAGGGGATGTCGAACCTGCTGAAGTCCGGCACCGCGATCCTCACGGTGCTCCTGGTGGTCCCGGCACTCATGAAGCTCTTCGTCGTCACCGTAGACGAGGGCTGGGCGGCGATCCGCACCCGCAACGGCAAGCCGATCATCCGCAACCGTCCGCCGCGCCGCAAGACCGCCGCAGGCGGAGCGGTCGGCGAGGTCGTGGTGCTGCACCCCGGCTCCCACGGCGCCTTCCCGCTGTTCTACTGGTACCGGCTCGTGGACGCGCGGTGCCGTGCGACCGATCTGCCGGCCCGCGAGATGACCGGGGCGCAGGGGCATCAGCACCGCGTGCACGCGTCGTTCGAATGGCGGCCGATCACGACGGGTCGCGATCTGCGCATCTTCGAGCTCGACGTCGTGAACGTCAAGGAACGCGCATCGAACATCGTCGGCGCCGCTCTGCGGGATCAGATCCGGATGCTCGAGGGCGCCGACCTGCCCCACAACGACGTCATCAACGCGCGGGTGCTCGCCGCGTGCGCGGACGAGGTGCGCAGAGCGTGCGGTGTCGAGGTGGTGCGGGTCATGGTGACCGGCGACGCCCTCACCGACGGCTACCTGCTCTCGACCGCGATGCGCGACGGCGACCGGGCCCCGGATGCCGTGGCCGCCCTGCACGCGCTCAACTGA